In Syntrophales bacterium, one genomic interval encodes:
- the queA gene encoding tRNA preQ1(34) S-adenosylmethionine ribosyltransferase-isomerase QueA yields the protein MRIKDFIYSLPEDRIAQEPSPSRDQSRMMVVDRNEESIKNLRFTDFPGFLGPGDVLVVNDSRVIPARLTGRKSTGGRVEILLLERWNETDSWRVMLRPAKRVEAGTRIFFDNGVYGDVARRTTDKTWIIDFNVAGDFNDFLTECGSVPLPPYIKRNPARPGSVNDRERYQTIYASEPGSIAAPTAGLHFSENVLDELRVRGVTIVFVTLHVGFGTFLPLTTAQVEDHVMEAERYSLSEKVARTIHRGRRVIAVGTTSVRTIETAALETGSVTAATGETSLFIYPGFRFRVTGGLLTNFHLPASSLFLLICAFGGTQLMKRAYRKAIDEGYRFYSYGDCMLIL from the coding sequence ATGAGAATTAAGGATTTCATCTACAGTCTGCCCGAGGATCGCATCGCCCAGGAGCCCTCCCCGTCACGGGACCAGTCCCGTATGATGGTGGTGGACAGAAACGAGGAATCCATCAAAAATCTTCGTTTCACGGATTTTCCGGGGTTTCTGGGTCCCGGTGACGTTCTGGTGGTGAATGACTCCCGGGTGATACCCGCCCGCCTGACGGGACGGAAATCCACCGGAGGCCGCGTGGAAATACTGTTACTGGAACGGTGGAACGAGACGGATTCCTGGCGCGTGATGCTCCGGCCCGCGAAACGGGTGGAAGCCGGCACGAGGATTTTCTTTGATAACGGGGTGTACGGTGATGTTGCCCGCAGGACGACCGACAAGACCTGGATCATTGATTTTAATGTGGCGGGGGATTTTAATGACTTTCTCACGGAATGCGGATCCGTCCCCCTCCCCCCCTATATAAAAAGGAATCCGGCCCGGCCCGGGTCGGTCAATGATCGTGAGCGATACCAGACGATTTACGCCTCCGAGCCGGGCTCCATAGCCGCTCCCACAGCGGGGCTGCATTTTTCCGAGAACGTTCTCGACGAGCTCAGGGTCCGGGGGGTTACCATCGTATTCGTAACGCTCCACGTCGGGTTCGGAACATTTTTACCCCTGACGACAGCCCAGGTGGAAGATCACGTTATGGAAGCGGAACGGTACTCCCTGTCCGAAAAGGTCGCCCGGACCATACATCGGGGGCGCCGCGTCATTGCCGTAGGCACCACGTCGGTGAGAACCATTGAAACAGCGGCTCTTGAAACCGGTTCCGTCACCGCGGCGACAGGCGAAACGAGCCTCTTCATTTACCCGGGATTTCGGTTCAGGGTTACGGGGGGTCTGCTGACTAATTTTCACCTCCCCGCTTCATCCCTCTTTCTTCTCATATGTGCCTTCGGGGGGACCCAACTGATGAAGCGGGCCTACAGGAAGGCCATCGATGAGGGTTACCGTTTCTACAGTTACGGGGACTGTATGCTCATCCTGTAA
- the secD gene encoding protein translocase subunit SecD, translated as MFDKNIRLRIVIAVVVSLVAIFYMMPSLTDRLPAFWKNNLPSEAVRLGLDLQGGMHLILEVQTDRAVESSLERMGGNLKDALMGERVRFRELESRDADAMVFALPDEDSARRFKIILTDQFPTLKIDSSQIADGVERVTLKVDAQQVEAIKKFALEQSLETIRNRVDQFGVTEPQIIPQGRDRILIQFPGIDDPLRAINLIGKTALLEFKLVNDEFSLDEALRGAVPPGNEILYGTGVDRVSGARTRTPYLLYSRALLTGDALEDARVAIEGRFGAPYVSIKFDTQGARDFERITAQHVRKRLAIVLDGVVHSAPVIQERISGGQAQITGDFSMEDARDLAIVLRAGALPAPVVILEQRRVGPSLGQDSIDKGFLSVVVGTLLVLALMIVYYNYSGIIAVVALLMNFILIFGALAAFKATLTLPGVAGIVLIIGMAVDANVLIFERIREELRLGKSPRAAVKAGYGKALLTIVDANVTTLIAALVLFQFGTGPVRGFAVTLSLGIICSMFTAIFVTRIIFDYFIWYRKVQRVSI; from the coding sequence ATGTTTGACAAGAATATCAGGCTGAGGATAGTCATTGCCGTCGTGGTCAGCCTCGTAGCGATCTTCTACATGATGCCCTCGTTGACGGACCGTCTCCCCGCCTTTTGGAAAAACAACCTTCCCAGCGAAGCGGTCCGCCTTGGACTGGACCTGCAGGGCGGTATGCATCTTATTCTGGAAGTCCAGACCGATCGGGCCGTGGAAAGTTCCCTTGAACGGATGGGAGGCAATCTCAAGGATGCGCTCATGGGAGAACGGGTCCGTTTCCGGGAACTTGAGTCGCGGGACGCCGATGCCATGGTGTTCGCCCTGCCCGATGAGGACTCGGCGCGACGGTTTAAAATCATCCTCACGGACCAATTCCCCACGCTTAAAATCGATTCGTCGCAAATCGCCGACGGTGTCGAGCGAGTTACGCTCAAGGTTGATGCCCAACAGGTTGAAGCGATAAAAAAATTCGCCCTGGAGCAGAGTCTCGAAACCATCAGAAACAGGGTGGACCAGTTCGGTGTCACCGAACCTCAAATCATTCCCCAGGGCAGGGACCGCATTCTTATCCAGTTTCCCGGCATCGATGATCCGCTGCGCGCCATAAACCTGATCGGGAAAACGGCCCTCCTGGAATTCAAGCTGGTCAATGACGAATTCAGCCTGGACGAGGCGTTGCGGGGTGCTGTTCCTCCCGGCAATGAAATTCTCTACGGAACCGGGGTTGACCGCGTTTCCGGTGCGCGGACCAGAACCCCCTACCTCCTCTATTCCCGCGCGTTGCTGACGGGCGATGCCCTCGAAGACGCCCGGGTGGCAATTGAAGGACGTTTCGGAGCGCCCTACGTGTCGATCAAATTCGATACCCAGGGTGCCCGTGATTTTGAAAGAATTACGGCACAGCATGTAAGGAAACGGCTTGCCATCGTTCTGGATGGCGTGGTGCACTCGGCGCCGGTGATACAGGAACGGATTTCAGGAGGCCAGGCGCAGATAACCGGGGATTTTTCAATGGAAGATGCGCGGGATCTCGCCATCGTCCTGCGGGCGGGAGCACTGCCGGCGCCGGTCGTCATACTGGAACAACGAAGAGTTGGACCCTCGCTGGGTCAGGACTCCATCGACAAGGGATTTCTTTCCGTTGTCGTGGGAACCCTCCTGGTGCTGGCACTCATGATCGTTTACTACAATTACTCGGGCATCATCGCCGTCGTTGCTCTTCTGATGAATTTCATTCTGATCTTCGGGGCCCTGGCGGCCTTCAAGGCAACACTGACCCTGCCCGGTGTGGCAGGGATCGTTCTGATCATCGGTATGGCGGTTGATGCCAATGTCCTCATATTTGAAAGGATCCGGGAAGAGCTTCGCCTGGGCAAGTCGCCCCGGGCCGCCGTTAAGGCAGGCTACGGGAAAGCCCTGTTAACCATTGTGGACGCCAACGTAACCACACTCATCGCGGCCCTCGTTCTCTTCCAGTTCGGTACGGGACCCGTTCGCGGATTTGCCGTGACCCTCAGCCTGGGTATTATCTGCAGTATGTTCACGGCAATTTTCGTCACCAGGATCATTTTCGATTATTTCATCTGGTACCGCAAAGTTCAGCGGGTCAGCATATAG
- the mazG gene encoding nucleoside triphosphate pyrophosphohydrolase encodes MTTSRTLMAFERIQGIMARLRSPEGCLWDRRQTMADLGGYLMDEACEVLDAIDEGSPDHLKEELGDLFFQIIFIARIAEEEGAFDMADVMVGIGDKMIRRHPHVFDSLKADTVSAIRENWEAIKRREGRGRGDRESFFESVPRSLPPLRRALKITDKAARVGFDWSDRDGVIDTIREELDELGASLSDRDARGIEEELGDLLFSLVNLCRHARVDPDRALRGSIRKFEDRFSFIVDRLARENKTPETATMDDMERLWKLSKENGILGDIP; translated from the coding sequence GTGACAACCAGTCGCACCCTGATGGCATTCGAACGGATACAGGGAATTATGGCGCGACTGCGCTCCCCCGAAGGCTGTCTCTGGGACCGGCGGCAGACCATGGCGGACCTGGGAGGATATCTCATGGACGAAGCCTGCGAGGTTTTGGATGCCATAGACGAAGGGTCCCCGGATCACCTGAAGGAGGAGTTAGGAGATCTTTTCTTCCAGATTATTTTCATTGCCCGTATTGCCGAAGAGGAGGGGGCCTTTGACATGGCCGACGTTATGGTCGGTATCGGGGATAAAATGATTCGCCGTCATCCTCACGTGTTCGACTCTTTGAAGGCGGACACGGTAAGCGCCATCAGGGAAAACTGGGAGGCGATAAAACGCCGGGAAGGCCGGGGCAGAGGTGACAGGGAATCCTTCTTTGAGAGTGTTCCCCGTTCCCTTCCTCCCCTGAGACGAGCCTTGAAAATAACAGACAAAGCGGCACGGGTCGGGTTTGACTGGAGCGACCGTGACGGTGTAATTGACACGATCAGGGAGGAACTGGATGAGCTTGGAGCGTCTCTGTCAGATCGGGATGCCCGTGGAATCGAAGAAGAACTGGGGGATCTTCTGTTTTCCCTGGTCAATCTGTGCCGCCATGCCCGGGTCGATCCCGACCGTGCCCTGCGGGGTTCCATTCGAAAGTTTGAAGACCGTTTCTCCTTTATTGTCGACCGCCTCGCCCGGGAAAATAAAACTCCGGAAACCGCAACCATGGACGACATGGAGCGGCTGTGGAAGTTATCAAAAGAGAACGGTATACTTGGAGACATTCCATGA
- the lepB gene encoding signal peptidase I: MGNDTGKNKKSIFREYAKTFIIAILIALFVRTFVVQAFKIPSGSMKDTLLVGDHVLVSKFSYGVKLPLIRKTLIPFGTPKQGDIAVFIYPEDRSKDFIKRVIAVEGDLVEIRNKEIFVNGKPYRDNHGVYRDEIVYPRSVQPRDNFGPVRVPEGHVFTMGDNRDESYDSRFWGFVGLDDLHGKAFLIYWSWNGEESSVRWNRIGTILK, encoded by the coding sequence ATGGGAAACGACACGGGAAAAAACAAAAAAAGCATTTTCAGGGAATACGCGAAAACTTTCATCATTGCCATTCTGATTGCACTCTTTGTGAGAACCTTTGTGGTGCAGGCCTTCAAGATTCCCTCCGGTTCAATGAAAGACACCCTGCTGGTGGGAGACCATGTACTTGTCAGCAAATTCAGCTACGGGGTGAAACTTCCCCTGATAAGAAAAACCTTGATTCCTTTCGGTACGCCGAAACAGGGCGACATAGCCGTCTTCATCTATCCTGAAGACAGGAGCAAGGATTTCATCAAGCGTGTCATTGCCGTTGAGGGAGACCTGGTGGAAATCCGGAACAAGGAAATCTTTGTCAACGGTAAACCCTATAGGGACAACCACGGCGTCTACCGGGATGAGATCGTCTACCCGCGGTCGGTTCAGCCCCGGGATAACTTCGGTCCCGTACGGGTACCCGAAGGTCACGTCTTTACCATGGGAGACAATCGCGATGAAAGCTACGACAGCCGCTTCTGGGGCTTCGTCGGTCTCGACGACTTGCACGGCAAGGCCTTCCTCATATACTGGTCCTGGAACGGAGAAGAAAGCAGCGTCCGCTGGAACAGGATCGGTACCATACTGAAGTAA
- the yajC gene encoding preprotein translocase subunit YajC encodes MTSLAYAMGASGQGGGAQGGADFSFILLMVAMFVIFYFLLIRPQHKKQKELKEMIANLKHGDQVITSSGMYGKITALTDQTVTLEIAEKTKIKLARNAIGAVVERSGEPPVTPKAS; translated from the coding sequence ATGACCAGTTTAGCCTATGCGATGGGCGCGTCAGGCCAGGGCGGGGGGGCCCAGGGCGGTGCGGATTTCAGCTTTATCTTGCTTATGGTGGCGATGTTCGTCATTTTCTATTTTCTTTTGATCCGGCCCCAGCACAAAAAGCAGAAAGAGCTGAAGGAAATGATCGCCAATCTCAAGCACGGCGACCAGGTGATCACCTCCAGCGGAATGTATGGTAAAATCACAGCTCTGACGGATCAGACCGTAACGCTTGAAATTGCTGAAAAAACGAAAATCAAGCTTGCCCGCAACGCCATCGGTGCCGTTGTCGAGCGCAGTGGTGAGCCGCCTGTCACCCCGAAGGCTTCTTGA
- a CDS encoding DUF456 family protein, whose translation MSPFETLGFTVFILVLFLGVYAIIYGFPGTVIIFIDALVFSAATGFSIIEWKHLVCIALIVLSVETADALIGLSNTKRPAVSRAGIVASGAGAAIGAVVLTPLLLAPGTFLGMFLGGLAGLFVMQRIEQHTLKPVFREPTKAMLVRIAATCGKGTAAMAMAVFMLARLYS comes from the coding sequence GTGTCTCCCTTTGAAACGTTAGGTTTTACGGTGTTTATACTGGTTCTCTTCCTGGGAGTTTACGCCATAATTTACGGTTTTCCGGGGACGGTCATCATCTTCATCGATGCCCTGGTTTTTTCCGCCGCCACCGGGTTCAGCATAATCGAATGGAAGCACCTGGTGTGCATCGCTCTTATCGTTCTGTCCGTGGAAACAGCCGATGCCCTCATAGGCCTTTCCAACACGAAGCGGCCCGCGGTTTCCAGGGCCGGAATCGTAGCCTCCGGTGCCGGGGCGGCCATTGGCGCCGTGGTCCTGACGCCCCTGCTTCTTGCTCCGGGGACGTTCCTGGGAATGTTCCTCGGCGGCCTGGCAGGCCTGTTTGTGATGCAGCGGATCGAACAACACACATTAAAGCCGGTTTTTCGGGAGCCCACGAAGGCCATGCTCGTCAGGATCGCGGCGACATGCGGGAAAGGTACCGCGGCGATGGCGATGGCGGTATTCATGCTGGCGCGCCTGTATTCATAG
- the secF gene encoding protein translocase subunit SecF has translation MEFIRPDTKFDFLRHSRIAIIASLVMIVIGAASLVIQGGPRLGIDFAGGTLIQVKFDTSTTAGDIRSALRQTDMAGSLIQQFGTAHENEFLIRTEMSGTELEGLAELVEGALAAHFGAEHVDIRRVEVVGAAVGKDLRQKGMLSIVYAMIGMLIYITWRFELRFAVGAITALVHDILVTVGAFSLLDKEFSLAVIAALLTIIGYSLNDTIVVFDRIRENAKGVGGKQLHEVVNLSINQTLSRTLLTSFTTLLVVIALFFLGGAVIHDFAFALMIGIIVGTYSSIFIASPVALAWERLWPLSAKKKKR, from the coding sequence ATGGAATTCATCAGGCCCGACACGAAATTTGATTTCTTGCGCCACTCGCGGATCGCCATCATCGCCTCCCTGGTAATGATCGTTATCGGCGCGGCTTCCCTCGTCATTCAAGGCGGCCCACGACTCGGTATCGATTTTGCCGGAGGAACCCTGATCCAGGTGAAGTTCGACACGTCCACCACGGCGGGAGACATACGAAGCGCCCTCAGGCAGACCGACATGGCCGGCAGCCTCATTCAGCAGTTCGGCACCGCCCATGAAAACGAGTTTCTCATTCGAACCGAGATGTCGGGTACTGAACTCGAGGGTCTTGCTGAACTCGTTGAAGGTGCCCTGGCCGCGCATTTCGGAGCTGAACATGTGGATATCAGGCGTGTCGAAGTGGTAGGGGCTGCCGTGGGCAAGGATCTCCGCCAGAAAGGCATGCTTTCCATCGTGTACGCCATGATCGGCATGCTCATCTACATCACCTGGCGTTTTGAGCTGCGTTTCGCCGTGGGGGCCATCACGGCCCTGGTTCACGACATTCTTGTCACCGTCGGAGCATTTTCTCTCCTGGACAAAGAATTCTCTCTGGCCGTTATCGCGGCCCTGCTTACCATCATCGGGTATTCCCTGAACGATACCATCGTTGTGTTTGACCGGATACGGGAGAACGCAAAAGGCGTCGGCGGGAAGCAGCTTCACGAGGTGGTCAATCTCAGCATCAACCAGACCTTGAGCAGAACCCTGCTCACGTCCTTCACGACGCTTCTGGTCGTAATCGCCCTCTTTTTCCTGGGCGGCGCCGTTATTCATGATTTTGCCTTCGCGCTCATGATAGGCATTATTGTGGGTACCTATTCCTCGATATTTATCGCAAGCCCCGTCGCTCTTGCCTGGGAGCGTCTGTGGCCTTTGTCGGCGAAGAAAAAAAAGAGGTAA
- a CDS encoding histone deacetylase: MNRAGRTGLVFFPALDWAISPTHPEREERLLYTQDQVFEEGLLDLENITEYKPGIATVNDINRVHICVPDSEAVTTESHLVSAGGAITAAERVLRGDADNAFALVRPPGHHAMRVVHGARGFCNINIEAVMVEYIRKHHGHRRIAIVDTDCHHGDGTQDIFWHDPDTLFISMHQDGRTLYPGSGFPRETGGPNARGLTVNIPLPPGTSDEGFLFALNNLIMPILDDFKPDLIINSAGQDNHYSDPITNMNFTARGYAMLTDRLKPQIAVLEGGYSVETALPYINVGIILALAGVDYGFVREPDYDPQRLKQDADVTAYIERLIPALHNQWKEIRSRKESSAAADSFEERKRVIFYDTDNIHEEQIERVRLCDECGGLLTIDSMADTGTRIFAVIVPGRGCEQCRRRGEDMFASTHHGGIYNYLYFQDRDRDIFLRR; this comes from the coding sequence ATGAACAGGGCCGGGAGAACGGGGCTCGTTTTTTTCCCCGCCCTTGACTGGGCCATATCGCCCACCCACCCGGAACGGGAGGAACGACTCCTCTACACGCAGGACCAGGTCTTTGAAGAGGGCCTGCTGGATCTTGAGAACATAACGGAATATAAACCGGGGATTGCGACGGTCAATGACATCAACAGGGTGCATATCTGTGTGCCCGACTCTGAAGCCGTCACTACCGAATCTCATCTTGTTTCCGCAGGTGGAGCCATCACCGCCGCGGAACGGGTGCTTCGGGGCGATGCGGACAACGCCTTCGCTCTGGTCCGGCCGCCGGGGCATCATGCCATGAGGGTCGTCCACGGTGCCCGGGGCTTCTGCAATATCAACATCGAAGCCGTCATGGTGGAATACATACGCAAACACCATGGCCACCGGAGAATAGCCATAGTCGATACGGACTGTCATCATGGGGACGGAACACAGGATATATTCTGGCACGACCCCGACACGCTCTTCATTTCGATGCACCAGGACGGCAGAACCCTCTACCCGGGATCGGGGTTTCCCCGTGAGACAGGCGGGCCGAACGCCCGGGGGCTGACCGTCAATATTCCCCTGCCCCCGGGAACGTCGGACGAAGGGTTTCTGTTTGCCCTGAACAATCTCATTATGCCGATTCTGGATGATTTCAAGCCCGACCTGATCATCAACTCCGCCGGGCAGGACAATCACTACAGCGATCCCATTACAAACATGAACTTCACCGCCCGGGGCTACGCGATGCTGACAGACCGCCTGAAGCCCCAAATCGCCGTTCTGGAGGGCGGATATTCTGTTGAAACGGCACTTCCCTATATCAACGTGGGCATCATACTGGCCCTGGCCGGTGTGGACTACGGATTTGTGAGGGAGCCCGACTATGACCCGCAGCGGCTGAAACAGGATGCCGACGTTACGGCATACATAGAACGGCTCATTCCGGCTCTCCATAACCAGTGGAAGGAAATCCGCTCCCGAAAGGAATCGTCAGCCGCGGCGGATTCATTCGAAGAGCGAAAAAGAGTCATTTTTTACGACACGGACAACATTCACGAAGAGCAGATCGAACGAGTCAGGTTGTGTGATGAATGTGGAGGGTTGCTCACCATTGACTCGATGGCGGACACGGGTACCCGCATTTTTGCCGTTATCGTTCCGGGCAGGGGATGTGAACAGTGCAGGCGGAGAGGTGAGGATATGTTCGCGTCGACGCACCATGGCGGCATCTACAATTATCTCTATTTCCAGGACCGTGACCGGGACATCTTCCTGCGGCGCTGA
- a CDS encoding DUF2065 domain-containing protein yields the protein MKLLLCVVGLILIIEGLPYFTFPDRIKVYLTRIIETPSSTLRTVGFFSIIIGAVLVYFGRI from the coding sequence ATGAAGTTACTACTCTGCGTCGTCGGGCTGATTCTGATCATCGAGGGACTTCCCTACTTTACCTTTCCTGATCGCATCAAGGTCTATCTTACCAGAATCATTGAAACACCTTCGTCGACGCTTCGGACTGTCGGTTTTTTTTCCATAATTATCGGCGCGGTCCTGGTTTATTTTGGGCGGATCTGA
- the pyrR gene encoding bifunctional pyr operon transcriptional regulator/uracil phosphoribosyltransferase PyrR has protein sequence MGGTKRVVMDAEAIDRSVTRIAYEMLEDNKGASDLILVAIRSGGILLSGRIQKAIIRIEGIEIPTGILDITLYRDDVVMTGKMPKMGETDIPCSLNGKKVVLVDDVIFTGRTIRAAMDALMDFGRPQLVRLAVLIDRGHRELPIRPDYVGERLPSALWEDVSVNLSESGLSDEVVIL, from the coding sequence ATGGGGGGCACAAAGCGCGTTGTCATGGATGCGGAAGCTATAGACCGCTCTGTGACGAGAATCGCCTACGAGATGCTGGAGGACAACAAAGGCGCCTCGGACCTGATTCTCGTAGCCATACGATCCGGTGGTATTCTTTTGTCCGGGAGGATACAGAAAGCAATAATCCGTATTGAAGGCATTGAAATTCCTACAGGAATACTCGACATAACACTCTACAGGGACGACGTCGTCATGACCGGGAAAATGCCGAAGATGGGAGAAACAGATATACCTTGTTCTCTGAACGGCAAAAAGGTGGTGCTCGTGGACGATGTTATATTTACAGGCCGAACGATCCGGGCGGCCATGGACGCGCTCATGGACTTCGGCCGACCGCAACTCGTGCGCCTGGCTGTCCTGATTGACCGGGGTCATCGGGAGTTGCCCATCCGACCCGATTACGTCGGGGAAAGACTTCCATCGGCCCTGTGGGAAGACGTGAGTGTCAACCTTTCTGAATCGGGTTTATCCGACGAAGTCGTTATCCTTTGA
- the tgt gene encoding tRNA guanosine(34) transglycosylase Tgt, translating to MNKPGTCRRADGQPPDTFRFQLTGVDHSSRARTGRIRTPHGFVETPVFMPVGTQGTVKGLTPEMVRQAGASMILGNTYHLFLRPGHDRIRRLGGLHRFMNWHGPILTDSGGFQIYSLGSLRKRTEEGYAFQSHIDGSSHVMTPEICIAVQEALGSDIMMCLDECLPYPVSFTQAETSLGMTLRWAKRCAEARRHHSRSLFGISQGVVYPALRKQGIEALQEIGFDGYALGGLSVGEPKELLYETVDFSAPYLPPDKPRYLMGVGTPEDILECVGMGMDMFDCVMPTRNARNGMLFTKQGKLVIKNARYRDDGNPLDDQCGCYTCRNYSRAYLRHLFIAREILAIVLNTIHNVTFYMTLMKEIREAIQRGTYEAFRRTFLESCRTHNEEDPVQ from the coding sequence ATGAATAAACCGGGAACCTGCCGCCGGGCGGACGGTCAACCCCCGGACACATTCCGCTTCCAGTTGACCGGGGTGGATCATTCATCGCGGGCCAGAACGGGCCGCATCCGCACGCCCCATGGTTTCGTCGAAACACCTGTGTTCATGCCCGTTGGAACCCAGGGGACCGTCAAGGGGCTCACACCGGAAATGGTGCGTCAAGCGGGTGCCTCCATGATACTTGGTAACACCTATCACCTGTTCCTCAGGCCGGGCCATGATCGTATCAGAAGGCTCGGCGGCCTGCACCGCTTCATGAACTGGCATGGTCCCATTCTGACCGACAGCGGTGGTTTCCAGATATACAGCCTCGGGTCCCTCAGAAAGCGGACGGAAGAAGGTTATGCCTTTCAATCTCATATCGACGGCTCATCCCATGTCATGACGCCCGAAATCTGCATCGCTGTTCAGGAAGCTCTGGGATCGGACATCATGATGTGTCTCGATGAATGCCTGCCGTACCCGGTGTCATTCACGCAGGCCGAGACATCCCTGGGTATGACGCTCCGATGGGCGAAGCGTTGCGCCGAAGCACGCCGGCACCACAGCAGATCGCTCTTCGGCATATCGCAGGGCGTCGTTTACCCTGCATTGAGAAAGCAGGGGATCGAAGCACTCCAGGAAATCGGCTTTGACGGTTACGCCCTGGGAGGTCTCAGCGTAGGGGAACCGAAGGAGCTTCTTTACGAAACCGTTGATTTTTCAGCACCGTACCTTCCTCCCGACAAACCGCGCTACCTCATGGGCGTGGGAACGCCGGAAGATATCCTGGAGTGTGTGGGCATGGGAATGGACATGTTCGACTGCGTCATGCCGACGCGAAATGCCCGTAACGGAATGTTGTTTACAAAGCAGGGAAAGCTTGTTATAAAAAACGCCCGATACCGGGATGACGGCAACCCATTGGATGATCAGTGCGGATGCTATACCTGCCGCAATTACAGCAGGGCCTATTTGAGACATTTGTTTATCGCCAGGGAAATCCTGGCGATTGTTTTGAATACGATCCATAATGTCACGTTTTACATGACGCTCATGAAAGAAATCAGAGAGGCGATTCAGAGAGGAACATACGAGGCCTTTCGAAGGACCTTTCTTGAAAGCTGCAGAACACACAACGAGGAGGATCCAGTCCAATGA